The following proteins are encoded in a genomic region of Periophthalmus magnuspinnatus isolate fPerMag1 chromosome 23, fPerMag1.2.pri, whole genome shotgun sequence:
- the cwf19l1 gene encoding CWF19-like protein 1, with protein sequence MGEQPVRVLACGDVEGRLNALFNRVQTIQKKAGPFDLLLCVGDFFGTTPEADAEWQQYKTGAKTAPIHTYILGAASQEMTKYFSNACGSELCENITYLGRQGVFTGVSGLQIAYVSGREGSQEPAPSHCFTSKDLCSLVEPLISNSKFRGVDILLTSQWPKGVWHYGNTPEVDTKTCGSNSIASLADKLKPRYHFAGLEGVYYERLPYRNHVILQENAQHVSRFIALANVSNPAKKKYLYAFNIIPMKSMDQVELVKQPQDVTENPYRRVTKDKTDAPKPSFKSEEEEPVSQFFFDLSTNQGNRKRPSDGRGRGRGHFNESGGKQPRRHPQPTGPCWFCLASPQVEKHLVISIGTHCYLALAKGALTPRHLLILPIGHYQSVVDLASDVVEEMEKYKSALRSFYKSKGERCILFERNYRSQHLQLQVVPVPLSCCTTEDIKEAFMVQAQEQKMELMEIPEHTDLKQIAPPGTPYFYVELDSGEKLYYRIQKHFPLQFGREVLASEAVLNIPTRADWKECKQTREEEEDCCKQLRDDFQPFDFAWED encoded by the exons ATGGGAGAACAACCTGTTAGAGt tttagcaTGCGGGGATGTGGAAGGGAGATTGAACGCTCTCTTCAATCGTGTACAGACAATCCAGAAGAAAGCTGGACCCTTTGAT CTGCTACTTTGCGTTGGAGACTTTTTTGGGACGACCCCTGAAGCAGATGCAGAGTGGCAGCAATATAAAACTGGTGCAAAGACAG CGCCTATTCATACTTATATCTTGGGAGCAGCAAGTCAGGAGATGACAAAGTATTTCTCCAATGCCTGTGGCAGCGAGCTGTGTGAAAACATCACTTATCTGG GTCGTCAGGGTGTGTTCACTGGAGTTTCAGGCTTACAAATAGCATATGTCAGTGGCCGAGAAGGTTCACAGGAGCCAGCACCCTCCCACTGCTTCACATCCAAAGATCTGTGTTCGCTTGTTGAACCATTGATCAGTAACTCAAAGTTTAGAGGTGTGGACATACTGTTGACATCACAGTGGCCTAAAGGAGTGTGGCACTATGGCAACACCCCC GAAGTGGACACAAAAACATGTGGCAGTAACTCCATTGCTAGCCTTGCAGACAAATTAAAGCCAAGATATCACTTTGCTGGTCTAGAAGGTGTTTACTACGAGAGACTTCCTTACAG GAATCATGTTATTCTCCAAGAAAATGCACAACATGTCAGCCGGTTTATTGCTCTGGCAAATGTCAGCAACCCAGCAAAGAAAAAG TATTTGTACGCCTTCAACATTATTCCTATGAAGAGCATGGATCAAGTAGAGTTGGTTAAACAACCTCAGGATGTGACAGAAAATCCCTACAGAAGagtgacaaaagacaaaacagatgCACCAAAACCAAGCTTTAAaagtgaagaggag GAACCTGTCAGTCAGTTTTTCTTTGACCTAAGCACAAACCAAGGCAACAGAAAGAGGCCGTCAGATGGAAGAGGTCGAGGAAGAGGTCACTTCAATGAAAGTGGGGGCAAACAGCCTCGCAGACATC CCCAGCCGACAGGGCCTTGTTGGTTTTGTTTGGCCAGCCCTCAGGTGGAGAAACACTTGGTCATCAGTATTGGCACACAT TGCTATCTGGCTCTGGCTAAAGGTGCCCTGACACCTCGACACTTACTGATTCTTCCAATCGGCCACTACCAGTCCGTTGTGGATTTGGCCTCAGATGTGGTAGAAGAGatggaaaaatacaaatcagCACTCAGAAGTTTCTATAAGAGCAAAGGGGAACGCTGCATCTTATTTGAGAGGAATTACAGGAGTCAACATTTGCAGCTACAG GTTGTTCCAGTGCCATTGAGCTGCTGCACCACAGAGGACATTAAAGAGGCATTTATGGTCCAAGCTCAAGAGCAAAAAATGGAGCTGATGGAAATTCCTGAACATACAGACCTCAAGCAG attgCTCCTCCAGGGACTCCTTATTTCTATGTGGAGCTTGATTCAGGAGAGAAACTCTACTATCGTATTCAGAAGCATTTTCCTTTGCAGTTTGGCAG GGAAGTTCTGGCCAGTGAGGCAGTGCTGAACATTCCAACCCGGGCAGATTGGAAGGAGTGCAAAcagaccagagaggaggaggaggactgctGCAAACAACTGAGAGACGACTTCCAGCCTTTTGACTTTGCATGGGAAGACTAA